TGGCAGCGGCCAGCCGCTTCACCAGCATGATCGCCGGCGCCGCCGCCGCCGTGCGAAGCTGGCCGCTGGTCGGACCGCTGCTGGCGGAGGTGCTGCTCGATCACAACGCGCTCGTGTGGCTCGCGTTCGCGCTGGTGCCCGCGTCGTGGTGGCTGCTGTACCGCACGCGCTTCGGACTGCGCCTGCGCGCGGTCGGCGAGAACCCGGCGATGGTCGATGCGGCGGGCATCTCCGTGACGCGGCTGCGCTACGGCGCCGTGCTGCTGGCCGGCATGCTGTGCGGCATCGCGGGCAGCTACCTCACGCTCGCGCAGAACGCGTCGTTCTCTCCCGGCATGACGGCCGGCCGCGGCTTCATGGCGCTGGCCGCGATGGTGTTCGGCCAGTGGCATCCGCTGCGCGCCGGCGTGGCCTGTCTGCTGTTCGGCTTTCTCGATGCCGTGGCCATCCGCCTGCAGGGCGTGCCGCTGCCGGGCATCGGCTCGGTGCCGGTGGAGCTGATCCAGGCGCTGCCATACGCACTCACGGTGGTCCTGCTGGCGGGCTTCTTCGGGCGCGCGCAGGCGCCGCGCGCGCTCGGCAGGGCGTACGTGAAGGAACGTTGACGCCCCTGCCTCGTCTGGATTCATCCGTCGGGCGCCTCATGAGGCTCGTAGACGAGGAACACGCGGCCGTTGCGAAAGGTCCGCGATGTCACGAGCCTCAAGGTCAGCATGTTCTTCACCCCTTCGAACATCGTCCTGCCGTCTCCCAGGGCAACGGGGACCACGACGACCTGGAACTCGTCGACCAGGCCCGCTTGCGTGAGCTGCGACACGATGCTGCCGCTGCCCAGCACGGTGATTGCCTCGCCCGGCTCGGCCTTCAGTTTGCGCACTTCGGCGGCCAGGTCGCCCTTGAGCACCTTCGTGTTGTTCCACGTCGCCTTGCCGAGCGAGCGCGACACCACGACCTTGGGCATCGCGTTCATCGGCCCCGCCACTTCGGGCATCTGCTGCATCGCCTGCG
The Piscinibacter sp. XHJ-5 DNA segment above includes these coding regions:
- a CDS encoding ABC transporter permease — protein: MDELIVVVASVLGATLRIAVPLVLCALAGVFSERAGVIDIGLEGKMLAAAFAAACLGAIGWPAMAALAGAVLVAMSLGLVHAWACITHRGDQIVSGVALNVIAAGLTAVLGLVWFSQGGRTPDVAAASRFTSMIAGAAAAVRSWPLVGPLLAEVLLDHNALVWLAFALVPASWWLLYRTRFGLRLRAVGENPAMVDAAGISVTRLRYGAVLLAGMLCGIAGSYLTLAQNASFSPGMTAGRGFMALAAMVFGQWHPLRAGVACLLFGFLDAVAIRLQGVPLPGIGSVPVELIQALPYALTVVLLAGFFGRAQAPRALGRAYVKER
- a CDS encoding dihydrofolate reductase family protein; its protein translation is MRKLSVFESVSLDGYFKAASGDIAWMHQGGDDPEFQSFTAANAAGGGVLLMGRTTYELFASHWPTPQAMQQMPEVAGPMNAMPKVVVSRSLGKATWNNTKVLKGDLAAEVRKLKAEPGEAITVLGSGSIVSQLTQAGLVDEFQVVVVPVALGDGRTMFEGVKNMLTLRLVTSRTFRNGRVFLVYEPHEAPDG